From Ferrimicrobium acidiphilum DSM 19497, the proteins below share one genomic window:
- a CDS encoding PAC2 family protein: MRDIVWHRRVGQRRKPATLIAALSGWTDAGDAATIAYNQVASALALADLAYLDPENFYDFSMVRPMVTIDHHGISELRWSTLVIGEATIKRYGPVFFLFGPEPQFRWKTASAELLSVANMLAVDRVITLGSLLAPAPHTKPPRLFGYASTPAVGELLRLDSPRYEGPTGFLSVLQSAAATFGTEVVSLWVEVPHYLSQFPAQRSALALLRQLEILLGMEEDFRELREELGDTDQEVKDFVSRDPDLIAYISSLESNYEQELDVRSSIDTIAIEAERFLRRQQGE, from the coding sequence ATGAGAGATATCGTCTGGCACAGGCGGGTAGGCCAACGCCGTAAACCCGCGACGCTCATCGCAGCCCTTTCAGGGTGGACTGATGCGGGCGATGCAGCGACTATCGCCTACAATCAGGTCGCTTCGGCCCTTGCGCTCGCTGATCTTGCCTACCTTGATCCCGAGAACTTCTATGATTTCTCGATGGTTCGGCCGATGGTGACTATAGATCACCACGGAATCTCAGAGTTGCGTTGGAGTACTCTCGTGATCGGCGAGGCAACGATCAAACGGTATGGACCGGTCTTCTTTTTGTTCGGCCCAGAGCCACAGTTCCGTTGGAAGACTGCATCTGCAGAGCTGCTTTCGGTTGCCAACATGCTTGCCGTGGATAGGGTGATTACGCTCGGGTCGTTACTCGCACCCGCACCCCACACCAAACCTCCACGGCTCTTTGGTTACGCGAGCACTCCCGCCGTCGGCGAGCTTCTCCGGCTCGACAGTCCTCGCTACGAGGGTCCCACTGGTTTTCTAAGCGTCCTGCAGTCTGCTGCAGCGACCTTTGGGACAGAGGTTGTCTCGCTCTGGGTTGAGGTACCACACTATCTAAGTCAATTTCCCGCCCAACGATCGGCGCTCGCACTCTTGCGTCAGCTTGAGATCCTCCTCGGCATGGAGGAGGATTTTCGCGAGCTTCGAGAAGAACTCGGCGATACCGATCAAGAGGTGAAGGACTTCGTATCACGCGATCCCGACCTAATCGCCTACATCTCATCACTCGAGTCGAACTATGAGCAAGAGCTCGACGTCCGATCTTCGATTGACACGATCGCGATTGAAGCTGAACGATTTTTGAGAAGACAGCAAGGAGAATAG
- a CDS encoding GtrA family protein yields the protein MQSFYRTVYGWLVAKIGATAIKYALSSVISVVVTEAVLFLVFGVFRLFSAEVSNVVATGVAAVPSYYLNRNWAWGKSGRSHFLREVVPFWSLAFIGLALSLVTVGFAQSFAHSHGFSHITDALFVNFASMVAFGVVWVGKFFVFNTWLFRSKSTSEVGQA from the coding sequence GTGCAGTCCTTTTATCGCACAGTCTATGGGTGGTTGGTGGCCAAAATTGGCGCTACGGCTATCAAATACGCATTAAGTTCCGTGATATCAGTCGTAGTGACTGAGGCGGTTCTTTTTCTGGTTTTCGGAGTTTTTCGGCTTTTTTCGGCTGAGGTTTCTAACGTAGTCGCGACTGGAGTGGCTGCTGTACCTTCGTACTACCTAAACCGAAACTGGGCATGGGGTAAGTCGGGCAGATCGCATTTTCTGCGTGAAGTTGTACCGTTCTGGTCACTTGCGTTTATTGGGCTGGCCCTCTCTCTGGTCACCGTCGGTTTTGCCCAATCTTTTGCGCATTCCCATGGATTCTCTCACATCACTGATGCTCTTTTTGTAAACTTTGCTTCTATGGTGGCTTTCGGTGTTGTATGGGTGGGTAAGTTTTTCGTCTTCAACACCTGGCTTTTCCGATCCAAGAGCACGAGCGAGGTAGGACAGGCATGA
- a CDS encoding protoporphyrinogen/coproporphyrinogen oxidase has protein sequence MKVIVAGGGISGLASSWELMRLGHEVTMLEQDDRLGGKLQTMMVDSIRVELGPDSYLRRNPSANELLNHLELDEISPAAGKALLYTSTGRQPIPAGLNLGAPTQVHQALTNHLVPLPARVRAAAGVLRSRWHTGEEGDDLGAIVSNRFGRRWSDANVEPLVGGINANTIYGLSARTSAPAILAGKLPASPGGSMGPAFGTPSTGLSALVAHLRRELEAGGCRIVTSAPVQSVERSSPSNVTVATSTETYSGQRLLIALPSFKSASLLGPIFQEGLDLLRSIHYSSVSMLIAYSSEPLPPQLAEISGVLVARDLGLMTTAVSIASNKWPDWTGRVGTLVRVSTGSLYDRRHLRMNDDELRETLSLETSQILGHQFNWAWNRIVRWDRSFPHFRPYHERLIAQLDARLFDRFHGDIALTGSYVSGSGIPTCIATARSRSRQLVS, from the coding sequence GTGAAGGTCATCGTTGCCGGAGGTGGCATCAGTGGGCTCGCTAGCTCATGGGAGCTAATGAGGCTCGGACATGAGGTTACAATGCTAGAGCAGGACGACCGACTAGGTGGGAAACTACAGACAATGATGGTCGACTCGATACGAGTAGAGTTGGGGCCGGACTCCTATCTGCGCAGGAACCCTAGTGCGAACGAACTCCTCAATCATCTTGAACTTGACGAGATATCACCTGCGGCCGGGAAAGCCCTTCTCTATACGTCGACTGGCCGCCAACCTATTCCAGCTGGGCTTAATCTCGGGGCACCAACGCAAGTTCATCAAGCCCTCACAAATCACCTGGTGCCGCTCCCTGCCCGTGTCAGAGCAGCCGCCGGGGTACTTCGCTCTCGCTGGCATACGGGCGAGGAGGGCGACGATCTCGGAGCTATCGTCAGCAACCGTTTTGGGCGCCGCTGGTCTGACGCCAATGTCGAACCCCTCGTCGGTGGTATAAATGCCAATACTATTTACGGGCTCAGTGCCCGTACCAGTGCGCCCGCGATTCTTGCCGGCAAATTACCTGCATCTCCCGGGGGGAGTATGGGGCCCGCCTTTGGTACTCCTTCGACCGGGCTGTCCGCCCTCGTCGCACACCTTCGTCGCGAATTAGAGGCTGGCGGATGTCGGATAGTCACCTCCGCGCCGGTACAGTCCGTAGAACGAAGCTCTCCATCCAACGTCACAGTGGCCACCTCGACGGAGACCTACAGTGGCCAGCGCCTTCTCATCGCCCTACCCTCCTTCAAGAGCGCCTCGCTGCTTGGACCGATTTTTCAAGAGGGGCTAGACCTTCTTCGCTCCATCCACTATTCATCAGTTTCAATGCTCATCGCATACTCGAGCGAACCTCTGCCTCCACAGCTCGCCGAAATCAGCGGCGTACTCGTAGCCAGAGACCTAGGTCTGATGACCACCGCAGTGTCTATAGCATCCAACAAGTGGCCAGATTGGACCGGCCGGGTTGGGACGCTAGTGCGAGTGTCGACTGGCTCACTCTACGATCGTCGCCACCTACGGATGAATGATGATGAACTTAGGGAGACGCTATCGCTGGAGACGAGTCAAATTCTTGGCCATCAATTCAACTGGGCGTGGAATCGCATAGTACGCTGGGATCGTTCATTCCCCCATTTTCGTCCGTATCACGAAAGGCTCATTGCCCAGTTGGATGCTCGCCTTTTCGACCGATTCCACGGCGATATAGCGCTGACGGGCTCCTACGTAAGTGGATCAGGCATACCAACCTGCATCGCCACGGCTAGGTCACGCTCGCGCCAGCTCGTATCTTGA
- a CDS encoding NIL domain-containing protein encodes MKVIVKLWYEGALIGEPVLAELVKRFGVMANINRANVEDDLGWIICTLEGDESSVVDATDWLRAIGVEVETMERGEGAL; translated from the coding sequence ATGAAGGTGATCGTCAAACTTTGGTATGAGGGGGCGTTGATTGGCGAGCCGGTCCTTGCCGAACTGGTGAAAAGGTTTGGTGTGATGGCTAATATCAACCGAGCTAATGTTGAGGATGATCTTGGTTGGATCATCTGCACTTTGGAAGGTGATGAGAGTTCAGTTGTCGATGCCACAGACTGGTTGAGAGCGATTGGAGTTGAAGTCGAGACGATGGAGAGAGGCGAGGGGGCTTTGTGA
- a CDS encoding NUDIX hydrolase N-terminal domain-containing protein has protein sequence MSEGTNQVAGPGQDIGDNQDDFDPVNASASGVIDDLPAWILSLTAVARTGLAFSDSLYERERYEEILKVVARMQEAAGARDRGVDTSVFAEGPRGIPGYVTPKTAVGAIVLDASRRVLLIRRADSGVWLYPTGWADVGYSPAEVVVKEVQEETGVHCTPTHLLAVLDGMRLGFTQVAMYSSIFLCRADDGELTPHPLETSGVAWFEIDDLPANLRTLFAAPWLAWIRDRSEPPRTYFDPVRPDRV, from the coding sequence ATGAGCGAAGGAACGAATCAAGTGGCTGGACCAGGGCAAGATATCGGAGACAACCAGGACGATTTCGATCCCGTAAATGCCTCTGCATCGGGGGTGATTGACGACCTACCGGCGTGGATTCTCTCGTTGACCGCAGTCGCGCGAACGGGTCTCGCATTTAGCGATTCGCTCTACGAACGAGAGCGCTACGAGGAAATTCTGAAGGTTGTAGCTCGGATGCAGGAGGCGGCTGGGGCGCGGGATCGTGGGGTCGATACCTCGGTGTTTGCTGAGGGGCCTCGAGGCATACCCGGCTATGTGACTCCCAAAACTGCTGTCGGTGCCATCGTACTAGATGCATCTCGAAGGGTTCTCCTTATTCGACGAGCAGACAGTGGAGTATGGCTTTATCCTACCGGATGGGCCGATGTCGGTTACTCTCCCGCCGAGGTCGTGGTGAAGGAGGTGCAAGAGGAGACGGGCGTTCACTGTACACCAACACATCTCCTCGCTGTACTCGATGGCATGCGACTCGGCTTCACTCAGGTCGCCATGTATAGCTCTATTTTTCTCTGCCGAGCTGATGACGGCGAACTCACTCCGCACCCACTTGAGACCTCCGGTGTTGCTTGGTTCGAGATCGATGACCTACCGGCCAACCTTAGAACGCTGTTCGCAGCACCGTGGCTCGCTTGGATCAGGGATCGGTCGGAACCACCGAGGACCTATTTCGACCCAGTTAGGCCGGATAGGGTGTAG
- a CDS encoding GNAT family N-acetyltransferase has translation MTTSNEWRIEQPARSTPELVLAINQLLPQLSDRASPVTLERLEEMITAPSSHLFVAQDSDDRIGGMLTLAVFPILTGQRAWIEDVVVDAELRGAGLGRLLTQRAILLARELGVTTVDLTSRSGRVAAHRLYESVGFVVRDTSVYRFVVEAS, from the coding sequence ATGACAACCAGCAATGAGTGGCGAATTGAACAGCCGGCGAGGTCTACGCCTGAGCTTGTATTGGCCATAAATCAGCTGTTGCCACAGCTCTCTGATCGAGCGTCTCCGGTCACCCTTGAGAGGCTAGAGGAGATGATAACCGCCCCCTCATCCCATCTTTTCGTCGCCCAAGATAGTGATGATCGTATAGGGGGCATGCTGACCTTGGCGGTGTTTCCGATTTTGACAGGGCAGCGAGCGTGGATCGAAGATGTCGTGGTTGACGCTGAGCTACGAGGCGCTGGGCTTGGTCGCTTGCTAACCCAGAGAGCCATACTGTTGGCTCGCGAGCTAGGTGTAACAACTGTCGACCTTACCTCGCGATCGGGTAGAGTCGCCGCTCATCGGTTGTATGAGTCGGTCGGGTTTGTAGTTCGCGACACAAGTGTGTACCGTTTTGTAGTAGAGGCGAGTTAA
- the larE gene encoding ATP-dependent sacrificial sulfur transferase LarE, whose amino-acid sequence MSTSLVDAKIGELGSWFKEVGRVVVALSGGVDSTVLAALGHQILGDDSLAVTAVSPSLSYEALEGVRGFAGQYSLNYLEVLTDEIDDPDYVRNAPNRCYVCKSHLFERLAPVARERNATVVVGTNVDDLGDFRPGIQAAKDYHVASPFVLCGVGKAMVRSIAHALGLEVVAEKPASACLASRIPYGVPVTIQRLSAVERLESFLHRMGHQEVRVRHHGDIARIELPPEDFQVALANRERIVSEAERLGFLYSTLDLGGFRSGSMNRVLGRKSSDEGDRQTLV is encoded by the coding sequence GTGAGTACATCCTTGGTTGATGCCAAAATAGGTGAGCTAGGATCCTGGTTTAAAGAGGTTGGACGTGTCGTAGTAGCACTCTCAGGTGGAGTTGATTCTACGGTCTTGGCTGCTCTTGGCCACCAGATTCTCGGGGACGACTCTCTTGCAGTTACTGCAGTGTCTCCATCGCTGTCCTACGAAGCGCTTGAGGGTGTTCGTGGGTTTGCTGGGCAATATTCGCTTAACTATCTCGAGGTTCTCACAGATGAGATCGACGATCCAGACTATGTAAGAAATGCACCAAATCGTTGCTATGTCTGCAAGAGTCACCTTTTCGAGAGGCTTGCCCCGGTTGCACGTGAACGAAACGCCACTGTCGTAGTCGGAACTAATGTAGACGATCTGGGCGATTTTCGCCCTGGGATCCAGGCGGCCAAAGACTATCACGTGGCCTCACCGTTTGTACTTTGCGGTGTAGGCAAAGCGATGGTTCGCTCGATAGCGCATGCGCTAGGGCTGGAGGTTGTTGCGGAGAAGCCGGCTTCCGCCTGTCTAGCTTCGCGGATTCCATATGGAGTGCCAGTCACCATCCAACGATTAAGCGCTGTGGAGCGTCTTGAGTCGTTTCTCCACCGCATGGGTCACCAGGAGGTGAGAGTCCGCCATCATGGAGATATCGCTAGGATCGAACTACCCCCTGAAGATTTTCAAGTTGCGTTGGCTAACCGAGAGCGAATTGTCTCTGAGGCCGAGCGGCTTGGCTTTCTCTATAGTACGCTCGATCTTGGGGGATTCCGGAGCGGTTCCATGAATCGGGTTCTTGGGAGGAAGAGCAGCGATGAAGGTGATCGTCAAACTTTGGTATGA
- a CDS encoding chlorite dismutase family protein, which produces MQSEEEMTVTSKVEAVDTAESETPSSQVVEGLNVLHLFGEATRDFDPELATARVKQAVERGTQVLTVAGLGHRCEVAVMALDRDLLLLRRLQLELRRSGLLFTDSFFSITEVSEYARNITEERKRPRLYPKLPPKGKDAWCFYPMAKRRAVAQNWYSLDFEERERLMGEHGVSGRKFAGRVTQLVTGATGVSDWEWGVTLFARHPDDLKDVVYTMRYDEASATYAEFGPFYVGIIQEPELVFGSLVAGG; this is translated from the coding sequence ATGCAGAGTGAAGAAGAGATGACGGTCACGTCCAAAGTCGAGGCGGTCGACACCGCTGAGTCGGAGACCCCGAGTTCTCAGGTTGTGGAGGGTCTTAATGTCCTGCATCTATTTGGAGAGGCGACCAGGGATTTCGATCCCGAGCTAGCGACGGCACGGGTAAAACAGGCGGTCGAGCGTGGCACCCAGGTGCTTACTGTCGCGGGACTCGGCCATCGCTGCGAGGTCGCCGTTATGGCTCTCGATCGTGATCTCCTCCTCTTGCGACGTCTACAGCTGGAGTTGCGACGCTCAGGATTGCTCTTCACCGATTCATTCTTCTCGATTACCGAAGTCTCGGAGTACGCAAGGAATATCACCGAAGAGCGAAAACGACCACGGCTGTATCCCAAGCTGCCGCCGAAGGGTAAAGATGCCTGGTGCTTCTACCCAATGGCCAAACGCCGTGCGGTGGCACAAAATTGGTACTCGCTCGATTTTGAAGAGCGTGAACGACTCATGGGAGAACATGGCGTGTCGGGGCGTAAGTTCGCCGGGCGAGTTACCCAGCTGGTGACGGGAGCTACCGGTGTGAGCGATTGGGAGTGGGGAGTTACTCTGTTTGCTCGTCATCCTGATGATCTGAAGGACGTTGTCTACACCATGCGCTATGACGAGGCTTCTGCGACCTATGCGGAATTTGGACCGTTCTACGTTGGAATTATCCAGGAGCCGGAGCTGGTTTTTGGTTCACTCGTAGCTGGTGGGTGA
- the tesB gene encoding acyl-CoA thioesterase II: MSKALDDLIALLDLESIEVNIFRGQSPREDRQRVFGGQVAGQALVAAGRTVSADRAVHSLHAYFIRPGDPSIPLLYEVERIRDGKSFSTRRVLAIQHGKPIFNLSASFQVDEEGLEHQLEAPEVPDPLSLPDFEETMAPWADSMGDWYYRPRPFEIRYVLPPTMAKLKQPREPKQMIWLRADGELPDQPLLHACLFAYASDMTLLDSTLLPHQLSWMDRRIFAASLDHAMWFHRNARADDWFLYDMVSPTTQHSRGLAQGKMYDQSGRLLLSVAQEGLIRVRD, encoded by the coding sequence ATGTCTAAAGCTCTTGACGATCTCATTGCCCTTCTCGATCTTGAATCGATCGAGGTCAATATCTTTCGAGGACAAAGCCCACGCGAAGATCGTCAGCGCGTCTTCGGCGGTCAAGTCGCTGGACAAGCTCTCGTTGCGGCAGGACGCACAGTGTCGGCTGACAGGGCCGTCCACAGCCTCCATGCCTACTTCATCCGGCCTGGAGACCCCAGTATTCCACTGCTCTATGAAGTTGAGCGAATCAGAGACGGTAAGAGCTTCAGCACTCGCAGGGTCTTAGCAATCCAACACGGAAAGCCAATCTTTAATCTTTCGGCATCTTTTCAGGTCGATGAGGAGGGGCTCGAGCACCAACTCGAAGCACCCGAGGTCCCAGACCCACTCAGCCTCCCCGACTTTGAAGAGACCATGGCTCCCTGGGCTGACTCGATGGGGGATTGGTACTATCGCCCAAGACCGTTTGAGATTCGCTACGTCTTACCTCCGACGATGGCAAAACTAAAGCAACCGCGAGAACCCAAGCAGATGATTTGGCTACGCGCAGACGGCGAGCTACCCGATCAGCCGCTGCTACATGCCTGCCTCTTCGCCTACGCCTCGGACATGACACTGCTCGACAGCACGCTGCTCCCCCATCAGCTCTCATGGATGGACCGCAGAATATTTGCAGCTAGCCTCGACCATGCCATGTGGTTCCATCGAAACGCAAGAGCCGACGACTGGTTCCTCTACGACATGGTCAGTCCAACCACTCAACACTCTCGTGGCCTAGCTCAGGGAAAGATGTACGACCAATCTGGCAGACTCCTGCTTTCGGTTGCCCAGGAAGGTCTCATACGAGTCCGAGACTGA
- the cobT gene encoding nicotinate-nucleotide--dimethylbenzimidazole phosphoribosyltransferase gives MSDEKLIGTSALDATSMQAALLLQGYLTKPAGSLGRLEELGVQLAGIYRSCPPPVPRRPMVVVAAGDHGVLAEGVSPWPQEVTAQMIANFLAGGAAINVLADEVGAQVVVVDCGVRAVFEATPMLHTVKRAEVTGNIYVEPAMSEAVANALIGEGRRFASEQASLGVDLFLTGDMGIGNTTPSAALIATVTGASASRVTGRGTGIDDRTLAKKTAVIEHVVSSYRGDRSGATELLSRMGGFEHAFLTGLILGAAEANTPVILDGVIAIASALMASLESEAVVGYLIAGHRSVEPGASIGLAHLGLEPLVDLGLRLGEGTGATLAVPMVRAAARVLAEMATFDSAGVTEKS, from the coding sequence ATGAGTGACGAGAAGTTGATTGGAACGAGCGCTCTCGACGCAACCTCGATGCAGGCTGCCCTGCTTTTGCAGGGATATTTGACCAAACCTGCTGGTTCACTTGGTCGACTTGAAGAGCTTGGTGTCCAGCTGGCAGGCATCTATCGATCTTGTCCTCCGCCGGTTCCTAGGCGACCGATGGTGGTAGTCGCAGCTGGAGATCATGGTGTGTTGGCAGAAGGGGTGTCTCCCTGGCCGCAAGAGGTTACCGCGCAGATGATAGCTAACTTTCTCGCTGGCGGAGCAGCAATCAATGTGCTTGCTGACGAAGTTGGAGCTCAAGTTGTAGTTGTCGACTGTGGGGTGCGGGCGGTGTTTGAAGCTACACCGATGCTTCATACCGTTAAGCGTGCAGAGGTAACCGGAAATATCTACGTTGAACCTGCAATGTCGGAGGCTGTAGCTAACGCACTCATTGGCGAAGGCAGGCGCTTTGCCTCGGAGCAAGCGTCTCTGGGAGTGGATCTGTTTCTTACTGGTGATATGGGTATTGGCAATACCACCCCGTCAGCTGCGTTGATCGCTACAGTCACGGGAGCGAGCGCCTCTAGAGTGACCGGCAGAGGCACTGGAATTGACGATAGAACGCTCGCAAAGAAGACGGCGGTTATAGAACATGTCGTCTCTTCGTATCGAGGCGATCGATCAGGGGCCACGGAGTTGTTGTCGCGTATGGGTGGATTCGAGCATGCGTTTTTGACCGGTTTAATCCTTGGGGCGGCTGAGGCAAATACGCCAGTGATCCTTGACGGAGTGATCGCTATAGCATCTGCACTGATGGCGTCTTTGGAGAGCGAGGCTGTAGTCGGCTATCTCATTGCTGGACATCGGTCGGTCGAACCAGGAGCAAGCATCGGGTTAGCACATCTTGGCCTAGAACCGCTGGTTGACTTGGGTCTTCGCTTGGGTGAAGGCACGGGTGCAACGCTCGCGGTTCCCATGGTGCGTGCTGCAGCAAGAGTACTCGCTGAGATGGCTACCTTTGATTCAGCCGGAGTGACCGAGAAGAGCTAG
- a CDS encoding citrate synthase — translation MADSITITDNRTGESFEVPIVDGTVSAQQWSKHLPGIWFLDPALVTTAMSESSISYLDGEAGILRYRGYPIEQLAEKSTYLEVAYLLLNGELPTEDQLSSWVGEVTHHTFIHENVRKRFLEGFHYDAHPMGILVSAVAALSTFYLDAKEIFDPEARHRQIVRLIAKMPTLAAAAYRFSQGMPFVYPDNALSFPENFLSMMWKIAEPRYEADPRLIRAVDVLFILHADHEQNCSTTAMRVVGSAHSDPYSSAAAACAALYGPRHGGANEAVVKMLTEIGSMENVPDFVRSVKEGHGRLQGFGHRVYKNYDPRAKIIKNVAYDVFDVTGKNPLLDIALKLEEVALSDEYFISRKLYPNVDFYSGLIYQAMGFPVDMFPVLFAIPRMSGWLAHWQELLDQDAKIARPRQRYVGAELRDFVPIADR, via the coding sequence ATGGCTGATTCAATCACGATCACGGACAACCGCACGGGTGAGTCGTTCGAGGTTCCCATCGTTGATGGTACGGTATCTGCACAGCAATGGAGTAAGCATCTGCCAGGAATTTGGTTCCTTGATCCTGCACTCGTCACCACGGCGATGTCAGAAAGTAGTATCTCATACCTCGATGGTGAAGCAGGTATCCTGCGCTATCGTGGCTATCCGATCGAGCAGCTTGCCGAGAAGTCAACATACCTGGAGGTTGCCTACCTCCTTTTGAATGGAGAACTTCCAACCGAGGATCAACTGTCATCGTGGGTTGGTGAGGTAACTCATCATACGTTTATACATGAGAACGTTCGCAAGCGCTTTCTTGAGGGTTTTCACTACGATGCTCACCCAATGGGTATTTTGGTGTCCGCTGTTGCAGCACTCTCGACTTTCTATCTCGATGCCAAAGAGATTTTTGATCCAGAGGCACGCCATCGCCAGATTGTGCGCTTGATCGCAAAGATGCCGACGCTGGCTGCAGCCGCTTACCGTTTCTCACAAGGAATGCCCTTTGTCTATCCCGACAACGCCCTAAGCTTCCCCGAGAACTTTCTGTCGATGATGTGGAAGATTGCGGAACCACGTTATGAGGCCGACCCCCGACTGATTAGGGCTGTTGATGTTCTCTTCATACTCCATGCTGATCACGAGCAGAACTGTTCGACGACCGCGATGAGGGTGGTTGGCTCGGCGCACTCGGATCCGTACTCCTCTGCTGCTGCTGCCTGTGCAGCTCTGTATGGACCCCGCCATGGAGGTGCAAATGAAGCGGTGGTAAAGATGTTGACTGAGATCGGCAGCATGGAGAACGTCCCTGATTTCGTTCGCTCTGTTAAGGAGGGACATGGGCGTCTCCAAGGCTTTGGGCATCGGGTATATAAGAACTATGATCCGCGCGCCAAGATCATTAAGAATGTGGCATACGACGTTTTTGATGTGACCGGTAAAAATCCGCTGCTTGATATCGCGCTGAAGCTTGAAGAGGTGGCACTCTCTGATGAGTACTTCATTTCGCGTAAGCTCTATCCGAACGTCGACTTTTACTCCGGACTCATCTATCAAGCCATGGGCTTCCCGGTAGACATGTTCCCAGTATTGTTTGCAATTCCGCGGATGTCGGGTTGGCTCGCGCATTGGCAGGAGTTGCTAGACCAGGATGCCAAGATCGCACGACCGAGGCAGCGCTACGTTGGTGCTGAATTGCGAGATTTCGTTCCTATCGCTGATAGATAA